The genomic DNA TCCGATCCGCGGAATACAGCTTCATTGTGAATGCCATAAGATAGCACTGGATACGATGTCATATCCTGCAACTTTTCGCTCCACGCATCATCCGCATTGACTACCGCAAATTTCGGCTTCTCCAAATCTTGTCCCAGTTGGGAAAACAGCAAGGACTTCGCATGTCCATATTCTTCCATCGTTCCATGAAAATCGAGATGATCATGCGTCAAGTTGGTAAAAATCGCAATATCGAACTCCGTGCCTGCCAAACGACCTTCGATTAGGCCGTGAGAGGATACTTCCATCGTCATCGTTGTACAGCCTTCTTCAGCAGCACGCGCAATCATCCCCTGCGTCGTCAGTACATCCGGTGTCGTATTCTCGGTTTCGTAAAGCGTTCCATCCAAATCAAAACCAATGGTCCCAGAAACCGCAGACATTTCGCCTGCCGCTCGAAGAACCGCATGCAAAATGCCACTCACACTCGTCTTGCCATTTGTCCCCGTCACGCCAATCATCGTCATCCGTTTCGATGGATACGCGTAAAAGCGTGGTGCCAACAAAGCAATCGCACGCGACGTATCGTCTACATAGGCAACCGCGACTTTTTCCAAGTCAACCTCGACTGGCTTGGAAGCAACAATCACTCTCGCTCCATTATTCACCGCTTTTTCTACATAGTTATGCCCGTCTACCGTAAAGCCATCGATACAGACAAAAACGCCGCCCGCATTGACCGCCCGCGAATCAACCGCCATATCCGTCACGGTTGGCGGCACTGCACCGACTACTTTCTTCACGGGTAACACCGCAAGTAATTTTTCCGTTTCCATCTTATATCCTCCGTTCAATCCATCATCGCTGATGTGACATACGCATGTAGCAATTGTGCACTTGCTGTTAATGAATCCATATGTGTCCGCTCCAATGCATGCGACGATTCAATGCCCGGTCCAAATAATGCATGCCTGACATCGAAGCCTGCCCGAATCGCCGCGGATGCATCCGAACCGTAATATGGGTAAATATCGACTTTAAATGGAATCTTCTGTTGTTGACAAAGTCCTTTTAAATGCTGTGTTAATGCATAATGATAAGGTCCGCTGGAATCTTTCGCACAAATGGACACCGTATATTCATCCGAAGCTTGTCCATCTCCAATCGCGCCCATATCGACCGCAATATACTCTACCGTTTCTGCTGGAATATTCGAGTTGCCACCGTAGCCAATCTCTTCGTTGTTCGAAATATAGAAATGCGTCGTATGCGGTAGCTCGGCGCCTTGCTCTTTCAATGAACGAATCAATTCAAGAAGAAGCGCCGTACTCGCTTTATCATCCAAATGACGTGATTT from Sporosarcina sp. FSL K6-1522 includes the following:
- a CDS encoding UDP-N-acetylmuramoyl-L-alanyl-D-glutamate--2,6-diaminopimelate ligase; the protein is METEKLLAVLPVKKVVGAVPPTVTDMAVDSRAVNAGGVFVCIDGFTVDGHNYVEKAVNNGARVIVASKPVEVDLEKVAVAYVDDTSRAIALLAPRFYAYPSKRMTMIGVTGTNGKTSVSGILHAVLRAAGEMSAVSGTIGFDLDGTLYETENTTPDVLTTQGMIARAAEEGCTTMTMEVSSHGLIEGRLAGTEFDIAIFTNLTHDHLDFHGTMEEYGHAKSLLFSQLGQDLEKPKFAVVNADDAWSEKLQDMTSYPVLSYGIHNEAVFRGSDIVLAADGTSFTLTAPDGEFAVSMNLIGEFSVYNALAVTAALYAKGMATVDIIRYLKEVPAVKGRMEQVPTTLPLTMYVDYAHSPDAIEKAIAAVLPYKKDRSKLIFVIGTGGNRDRLKRPIMAEKASVADYVILTTDDPRDEPYESIVSELAAGMLHEGYACIGDRAEAVRHAVEVAERDDIIIFAGKGHEDFQIIGSTKYPHSDAEIALEEAEKKFGTGSDQTRDGVFVPRS